In Leptospira bouyouniensis, the following proteins share a genomic window:
- a CDS encoding TIGR00730 family Rossman fold protein, producing the protein MVSVQKIAIYCGSSSGLNPSFLKEAYQLGETLAKHSVGIVYGGASVGLMGAVANGCLENQGQVIGVIPTFLKRKEIEHIGLTELIQVDSMHERKRIMFERSDAFVVLPGGFGTMEEFFEVVTWSQLGLHNKPIVLLNWNGFYDSLVQMFQTMVESGFLKKENLDLVTVLKETKDLLTHVQNYSPSKVEKWLSEESI; encoded by the coding sequence ATGGTTTCCGTACAAAAGATTGCTATTTACTGTGGTTCCTCTTCAGGACTAAATCCTTCCTTTCTCAAAGAAGCTTACCAATTGGGTGAAACACTTGCAAAACATTCTGTTGGAATTGTTTATGGCGGTGCGAGTGTGGGACTTATGGGAGCCGTAGCAAACGGATGTTTGGAGAACCAAGGCCAAGTCATAGGTGTGATCCCTACGTTTCTCAAAAGAAAGGAAATTGAACACATAGGACTCACAGAGCTTATCCAAGTGGACTCCATGCACGAAAGAAAACGCATCATGTTTGAACGTTCGGATGCCTTTGTTGTGTTACCTGGCGGGTTTGGAACGATGGAGGAATTTTTTGAAGTGGTAACTTGGTCACAACTGGGACTCCACAACAAACCCATCGTATTATTGAATTGGAATGGGTTTTACGATTCACTTGTCCAAATGTTCCAAACCATGGTAGAATCAGGTTTTTTAAAAAAGGAAAACTTAGATCTCGTAACTGTCCTAAAAGAAACGAAAGACTTACTCACTCATGTACAAAACTATTCTCCATCAAAAGTGGAGAAATGGTTGTCGGAAGAGTCCATATAA
- a CDS encoding beta-class carbonic anhydrase — protein sequence MSNTLIQQESSKVHKEVIDANEKYASAFGKKGELALPPARSFTILTCMDARLDPAKYAGLAEGDAHVIRNAGGRASDDAIRSLVISYKLLGTKEFFVIHHSDCGMQLFTDPIIRNLLSKSLKTATIDSNGWRNLEESGGSDEAKFIPFLTFENLEQSVIDDVKRIRNHPLIPKDIPVYGYYYDVKTGKLIEVPEATKIGRAS from the coding sequence ATGTCAAACACACTCATACAACAAGAATCCAGTAAAGTCCACAAGGAAGTCATCGACGCCAATGAAAAATATGCATCTGCTTTTGGTAAAAAAGGAGAATTGGCCCTCCCTCCCGCGAGAAGTTTTACCATCCTCACCTGCATGGATGCAAGACTCGATCCCGCAAAATATGCAGGTTTAGCGGAAGGAGATGCTCACGTGATTCGTAACGCAGGCGGTCGTGCCAGTGACGATGCGATTCGATCGCTTGTGATCTCTTATAAACTATTAGGAACAAAAGAATTTTTTGTCATCCATCACTCTGATTGTGGAATGCAACTTTTCACTGATCCGATCATTCGTAATCTTCTTTCTAAAAGTTTAAAAACAGCAACTATTGATTCAAACGGATGGCGCAATTTAGAAGAATCTGGTGGTTCGGATGAAGCAAAGTTCATTCCGTTTCTAACCTTTGAAAATTTAGAACAAAGTGTAATTGATGACGTAAAAAGAATTCGAAACCATCCGTTAATTCCTAAAGACATTCCAGTGTATGGATATTATTATGATGTAAAAACGGGGAAACTCATAGAAGTTCCCGAAGCCACCAAAATTGGAAGGGCATCATAA
- a CDS encoding zinc-dependent alcohol dehydrogenase, which produces MLRLVFRKKGILEWEEVITPTITGENQALIEPIAIARCDLDLPIVRGETLFRAPFPVGHEFVGHIKGISEDLEGKFKIGSMVAIPFQISCGTCPSCLSIHTNSCETVPYTSAYGMPPGAHAVGGAISELIKVPYAKQMLLELDPKLNPVGIASLSDNISEVWKLAGRFLERKKDPKTLVVGGNAGSIGLYTALYLHQTKKAEVMYVDTNRERVDLATSLGIPVTFVSNFPKPTEKYDLVCDASATKEGWEFATRSMGKNAILSSASIFWTNRLEIPYLEMYNQGAEIQIGRVESIDSMKALYPEIQKGIFTPEKIVTKTVPFAEAKEAWLEESIKLVVTR; this is translated from the coding sequence ATGTTACGACTTGTCTTTCGGAAAAAAGGAATCCTTGAATGGGAAGAGGTAATAACGCCAACCATCACAGGTGAAAATCAAGCACTAATAGAACCTATTGCGATCGCTCGTTGCGATTTGGATTTGCCCATCGTAAGGGGAGAAACTCTTTTTCGTGCGCCGTTTCCCGTAGGACACGAGTTTGTTGGTCATATCAAAGGTATATCGGAAGATTTAGAAGGAAAATTTAAAATCGGATCAATGGTTGCGATCCCCTTCCAAATTTCATGTGGGACATGTCCTTCTTGTTTGTCCATACATACCAATTCTTGTGAAACAGTTCCATATACTTCTGCTTATGGAATGCCACCTGGTGCCCATGCGGTTGGTGGTGCCATTTCAGAACTCATCAAAGTTCCTTACGCAAAACAAATGTTACTCGAACTTGACCCAAAACTCAATCCTGTTGGGATTGCAAGTTTGAGTGATAATATCTCGGAAGTTTGGAAATTGGCAGGTCGATTTTTAGAAAGAAAAAAAGATCCCAAAACTTTGGTAGTTGGTGGCAATGCTGGAAGTATCGGACTTTACACGGCTCTCTACCTTCACCAAACAAAAAAAGCCGAAGTTATGTATGTCGATACAAATAGAGAACGGGTTGATTTAGCAACTTCTCTTGGTATCCCCGTTACCTTTGTCTCTAATTTTCCCAAACCAACGGAGAAGTATGATTTGGTTTGTGATGCATCAGCCACAAAAGAAGGATGGGAATTTGCCACTCGTTCAATGGGAAAAAATGCTATCTTAAGTTCTGCTTCTATCTTTTGGACCAATCGTTTGGAAATTCCGTATTTAGAAATGTACAACCAAGGAGCAGAAATCCAGATTGGCCGAGTGGAATCAATCGATTCGATGAAAGCTCTTTATCCAGAAATCCAAAAGGGAATTTTCACTCCCGAAAAAATTGTTACAAAAACAGTTCCCTTTGCGGAAGCAAAAGAAGCATGGTTGGAAGAATCAATCAAACTGGTTGTGACACGTTGA
- a CDS encoding adenylate/guanylate cyclase domain-containing protein translates to MFDLSFLEPERKTLKTKRSGDTILETAIANNFPLYHLCGGNARCTTCRVFVSDGLSSLSERNEREKTIAERKGWPNEIRLSCQTEIFGNVEVQRIIRDEEDLKNITSERKNSKTGEECYAAILFLDIKGFTSFTESSLAYDVVFVLNRFFQEMSEPILNNGGFIDKFIGDGILAYFFLDKTKLQSSQPTLEDAKKQMFQQALRACFRIFDQLQKFNAYVKERFHHEFEIRLGLHAGQVIYGDIGHSDYKSQTVLGDTVNVASRLEALNKKTGTRFLISDEIYQYISDKIQIDKKILTKLRGKTEKMAVYSVLGFKSKDHILELQRSLELALHLNPNLARDFYIHFLETKPEFQKFFQNTDMETQAKKLLAMFGRTIERLGNLSQIQIELKNLGKMHEEMGIQATDLAEIAPSLLFALEKSLGEQWNAELKSIWEEALGSLVRLMGMK, encoded by the coding sequence ATGTTTGATCTCTCTTTTTTAGAACCAGAAAGGAAAACCTTAAAAACTAAACGATCAGGTGACACCATATTGGAAACCGCCATCGCCAATAATTTCCCCCTTTATCATTTATGTGGAGGAAATGCTCGATGTACGACTTGTCGCGTTTTTGTTTCTGATGGATTATCCTCGCTCAGTGAAAGAAATGAAAGGGAAAAAACAATTGCAGAACGAAAAGGATGGCCTAACGAGATTCGTTTGTCATGCCAAACAGAAATTTTTGGAAATGTAGAAGTCCAAAGAATCATCCGAGACGAAGAAGATTTAAAAAATATAACTTCCGAAAGAAAAAATTCAAAAACGGGAGAAGAGTGTTATGCGGCGATCCTATTTTTAGATATTAAAGGATTTACCTCTTTTACAGAATCAAGTCTTGCTTATGACGTAGTCTTTGTTCTCAATCGATTTTTCCAAGAGATGAGTGAACCCATCCTCAACAACGGTGGATTTATCGATAAATTCATTGGAGATGGAATTCTTGCGTATTTCTTTTTAGATAAAACAAAATTACAATCTTCACAACCTACGTTAGAAGATGCAAAAAAACAAATGTTTCAACAAGCTTTACGAGCTTGTTTTCGTATCTTTGATCAACTTCAAAAATTCAATGCCTATGTCAAAGAAAGGTTCCACCATGAATTTGAAATTCGATTGGGATTACATGCGGGACAGGTGATTTACGGTGACATAGGCCACTCCGATTACAAATCTCAAACGGTACTCGGGGATACAGTCAATGTTGCCTCTAGATTGGAAGCTCTAAATAAAAAAACGGGAACAAGATTTTTGATCTCTGACGAGATTTACCAATACATTTCTGACAAAATTCAAATCGACAAAAAAATTCTTACCAAACTGAGAGGAAAAACGGAAAAGATGGCCGTTTACTCTGTATTAGGTTTTAAATCAAAAGATCATATATTAGAATTACAAAGATCCTTAGAATTAGCATTACATTTAAATCCAAATTTAGCTCGGGATTTTTACATCCACTTTCTCGAAACAAAACCGGAGTTCCAAAAATTTTTCCAAAATACGGATATGGAAACCCAAGCCAAAAAGTTACTTGCGATGTTTGGGAGAACCATTGAGAGATTGGGTAATTTAAGCCAAATCCAGATCGAACTTAAAAATTTAGGAAAAATGCATGAAGAAATGGGAATTCAAGCTACAGATTTAGCAGAAATTGCACCAAGCCTGCTTTTTGCTTTAGAAAAAAGTTTAGGAGAGCAATGGAACGCAGAGCTAAAGTCGATTTGGGAAGAGGCACTTGGATCGTTAGTACGATTGATGGGAATGAAATAG
- a CDS encoding DUF4846 domain-containing protein, with product MKSKLWYQLGRRLCFYFLFFFICPLDSESIQERFLPPNGYLRVIYPKESFSTYLQNFPLKPKGSPVFLYNGSKKQNQVHLAVLDFPLLKSDLIQCADAVMKLRAEYLYSRKEWGKIQFTISNGMEVPFFRFAKGDRVDVKGNKTSWKVGNGKKGNNRDVFEVYLKFIYSYAGTISLKSELVKKSLTHLEPGDVWIEAGSPGHVVMVVDKAQSKDGNTVFLLAQSYMPSQEMHILKNDTPISPWFVLPEGQIFPTPEWEFPSNAFYGFRK from the coding sequence ATGAAATCAAAGCTCTGGTATCAATTGGGCCGAAGACTTTGTTTCTATTTCTTATTTTTTTTTATTTGTCCCCTTGATTCAGAATCCATCCAAGAACGTTTTTTACCACCTAACGGATACCTGCGAGTTATTTACCCAAAAGAAAGTTTTTCTACCTACCTCCAAAACTTTCCCTTAAAACCAAAAGGAAGCCCTGTATTTTTGTACAATGGATCCAAAAAACAAAACCAAGTCCATTTAGCTGTTCTCGATTTTCCCTTACTTAAATCTGACCTCATCCAATGTGCGGATGCGGTGATGAAACTCCGTGCTGAGTATTTATATTCGCGAAAGGAATGGGGAAAAATCCAATTTACGATCAGCAATGGAATGGAAGTTCCCTTCTTTCGGTTTGCAAAAGGTGATAGAGTGGATGTGAAAGGAAATAAAACAAGCTGGAAGGTAGGCAATGGCAAAAAAGGAAACAATCGAGACGTTTTTGAAGTATATCTAAAATTTATCTACAGTTATGCGGGAACAATTTCTCTCAAATCCGAACTTGTGAAAAAATCGCTAACACATTTAGAACCAGGAGATGTTTGGATTGAGGCAGGTTCTCCTGGTCATGTGGTGATGGTTGTTGACAAAGCCCAATCGAAGGATGGAAACACAGTGTTTTTATTAGCACAGAGTTATATGCCTTCCCAAGAAATGCATATCTTAAAAAACGATACTCCTATTTCTCCTTGGTTTGTTCTGCCTGAGGGTCAAATTTTCCCAACACCCGAGTGGGAATTCCCTTCAAATGCTTTTTATGGTTTCCGAAAATAA